In the Maribacter sp. MJ134 genome, one interval contains:
- a CDS encoding gamma-glutamylcyclotransferase family protein, which translates to MQRPSATQYLFTYGTLQETEVQLGVFSRVLQGEEAILNGYIISNEKVADRYPTIAVSNDSSKTLTGKIYILSPEELIKADAYEGEAYKRIQVVLASGEKAWAYIAK; encoded by the coding sequence TTGCAACGCCCAAGCGCAACCCAATATCTTTTTACGTACGGAACCCTACAAGAAACAGAGGTGCAACTGGGGGTATTTTCTAGGGTGCTCCAAGGTGAAGAAGCAATTTTGAACGGATATATCATTTCGAATGAAAAAGTTGCGGACCGCTACCCTACCATAGCAGTGTCTAATGATAGCTCCAAAACCCTAACGGGAAAAATATATATACTATCTCCCGAAGAACTCATTAAGGCAGATGCATACGAGGGAGAGGCTTATAAAAGAATTCAAGTAGTTTTAGCCTCCGGTGAAAAAGCATGGGCGTATATTGCAAAATAG
- the rsmA gene encoding 16S rRNA (adenine(1518)-N(6)/adenine(1519)-N(6))-dimethyltransferase RsmA gives MGKKRKKNKNDFYGNKGKSKQESPVKAKKNLGQHFLKDEGIARQIAETLSFKDYKNVIEIGPGTGVLTKYLLLQDIDLVAMDLDSDSIIYLNHSFPLEHPKVLQGTNSFKVIEADFLKYDLKALFGTEQFAITGNFPYNISTQIVFKMLEMREQVPEFTGMFQKEVAKRICAPEGSKTYGILSVLTQAFYRAEYLFTVHPQVFDPPPKVQSGVLRLTRKTDFEIDCDEKLFYQVVKTAFGQRRKTLRNSLKSFSLSDILKEDAIFDQRPEQLAVADFIALTKKIADDTV, from the coding sequence ATGGGAAAAAAAAGGAAGAAGAATAAGAACGATTTTTACGGGAATAAAGGCAAATCAAAACAGGAGAGTCCCGTTAAGGCAAAAAAAAATTTAGGGCAGCATTTTTTAAAGGACGAAGGTATTGCCCGTCAGATTGCGGAGACCCTATCCTTTAAAGATTATAAAAATGTTATTGAGATTGGTCCAGGAACAGGCGTCTTAACGAAGTATCTTTTGCTACAGGATATAGATTTGGTAGCTATGGATCTGGATTCCGATTCTATTATTTATCTAAACCATAGTTTTCCTTTAGAACATCCTAAGGTTTTACAGGGCACAAACTCTTTTAAGGTAATTGAGGCCGATTTTCTTAAATACGACCTAAAGGCGTTATTTGGAACCGAGCAATTTGCCATCACCGGAAACTTCCCGTATAACATTTCAACACAAATTGTTTTTAAAATGCTTGAAATGCGCGAACAAGTACCCGAATTTACGGGTATGTTCCAAAAAGAAGTCGCGAAGCGTATTTGCGCCCCAGAAGGCAGTAAAACCTATGGAATCCTTTCGGTACTGACCCAAGCTTTCTATAGGGCGGAATATCTTTTTACGGTACATCCACAAGTCTTTGACCCACCACCAAAAGTTCAATCTGGTGTGCTTAGACTAACCAGAAAAACCGATTTTGAAATAGATTGTGACGAGAAACTATTTTATCAGGTAGTTAAAACGGCTTTCGGTCAAAGGCGAAAGACACTTCGCAACAGTCTAAAATCGTTCTCCCTTTCAGATATTCTCAAAGAAGATGCTATATTTGACCAGCGTCCAGAACAACTGGCAGTAGCTGATTTTATAGCTTTGACAAAGAAAATAGCAGATGACACCGTTTAA
- the mgtE gene encoding magnesium transporter: MTPFKLTEELVSEIEQLIETQKDSQLNSILEEVHYADVAEIINELNEDDATYLIKLLDSDKTSDVLTELDEDVREAILSNLSSKEIAEELEELDTDDAADIIAELPQEIVQEVISEIEDREHAKDIVDLLRYDENSAGGLMAKELVKVSENWTVTKCVKEMRAQAENVTRVHSIYVVDKEEKLMGRLSLKDLLTVSTATHIREIYIPKVDAVNVNEKPEEVAKIMSKYDLEAIPVIDEIGRLVGRITIDDIVDVIREEADKDYQMAAGISQDVEADDSIWELTRARLPWLILGLFGGAAAAVIMGGFEEMFKKYTILFLFTPLIAAMAGNVGVQSSAIIVQGLANDDIKGSVGNRLLKEMLLALLNGVILAALLLLFTWIWKGDFLTALAISTSLIAVIVVAGFIGTFTPLFLHKRGIDPAIATGPFITTSNDIFGILIYFMIAKLILGI; this comes from the coding sequence ATGACACCGTTTAAACTTACAGAAGAACTTGTAAGCGAAATAGAGCAGCTTATAGAAACCCAAAAGGATTCTCAATTGAATTCCATTCTGGAAGAAGTACACTACGCGGATGTAGCGGAAATCATCAATGAGCTTAATGAGGATGATGCCACGTATCTCATAAAGCTTTTGGACAGTGATAAAACCTCGGACGTACTTACCGAGCTGGATGAAGATGTAAGGGAAGCTATTCTTAGTAACCTTTCCTCCAAAGAGATTGCCGAAGAACTAGAGGAACTGGATACGGATGATGCCGCGGATATCATTGCGGAACTTCCTCAGGAGATTGTACAAGAGGTCATTTCAGAAATTGAGGATAGGGAACATGCCAAGGATATTGTTGATTTATTACGTTATGACGAAAACTCGGCCGGTGGTTTAATGGCGAAGGAATTGGTGAAGGTTAGCGAGAACTGGACGGTAACCAAATGCGTAAAAGAAATGCGGGCTCAAGCCGAGAATGTTACCCGTGTGCACTCCATTTATGTAGTGGACAAGGAAGAGAAATTAATGGGAAGACTTTCCTTGAAAGATTTATTGACCGTTTCTACCGCTACACACATTAGGGAAATATACATTCCTAAGGTAGATGCCGTGAACGTGAACGAAAAACCGGAAGAAGTAGCTAAAATCATGTCCAAATATGATTTGGAAGCCATTCCGGTAATTGATGAAATAGGTAGGCTTGTAGGACGCATTACCATTGATGATATTGTAGACGTTATTCGTGAAGAGGCGGATAAGGATTATCAAATGGCGGCCGGTATCTCCCAAGATGTGGAAGCGGATGACAGTATATGGGAGTTGACCCGAGCAAGGTTGCCCTGGCTTATCCTAGGCCTTTTTGGAGGAGCTGCCGCTGCGGTCATCATGGGTGGTTTTGAGGAAATGTTTAAAAAGTACACCATTTTATTTTTATTTACCCCTTTAATTGCCGCCATGGCAGGAAATGTAGGGGTGCAATCCAGTGCCATAATTGTACAGGGTTTGGCCAATGATGATATCAAAGGTAGCGTTGGAAATCGGTTATTGAAAGAAATGCTTCTGGCACTTTTGAACGGAGTTATTTTAGCAGCGTTGTTATTGCTGTTCACTTGGATATGGAAGGGCGACTTCTTGACCGCTCTGGCCATATCTACCTCCTTGATAGCCGTAATCGTCGTTGCTGGGTTTATTGGAACCTTTACGCCCTTGTTCTTACATAAAAGGGGAATTGACCCCGCCATTGCTACAGGACCTTTTATCACTACGAGTAATGATATTTTCGGCATACTTATCTATTTTATGATTGCCAAGCTTATCTTAGGCATTTAA
- a CDS encoding cupin domain-containing protein yields the protein MKSINLREKHALFSKQWHPHQIATVDNMQVILAKIQGEFVWHAHENEDELFQVLKGTLYMKFRDRTEIVKEGEIIVVPKGVEHCPSTKNDEEVHLLLFEKQDTTHTGNVTHEMTQTDYPKI from the coding sequence ATGAAATCCATCAACCTTAGAGAAAAACATGCTTTATTTAGCAAGCAATGGCACCCCCACCAGATAGCCACCGTGGATAATATGCAAGTGATTTTGGCCAAAATACAGGGTGAATTTGTATGGCATGCACATGAAAATGAAGACGAACTCTTTCAAGTGCTGAAAGGCACCTTGTACATGAAGTTCAGGGATAGGACAGAGATTGTAAAAGAAGGCGAAATTATAGTAGTCCCTAAAGGAGTAGAACATTGCCCATCAACTAAAAATGATGAAGAAGTGCATTTATTATTGTTCGAGAAACAAGATACCACACACACAGGCAATGTAACCCATGAAATGACCCAAACTGATTATCCTAAAATTTAA
- a CDS encoding 2-hydroxyacid dehydrogenase: MKVLHLDTNHPLLLEQFSQLGFENDEDYSASKSEIEKKIQHYNGIIIRSRFTIDADFLDKATNLKFIGRLGAGLENIDVRYAKAKGIFLAAAPEGNSNAVGEHTLGMLLSLFNKLKKADTEVRGGKWDREGNRGLELEGKVVGIIGYGHMGKSFAKKLKGFDVDEVICYDIKGGVEDDNARQVGIMELQQRADIISLHVPQTELTLGMVNSEFISKFQKPFWLFNTARGKCVNTEDLVHALESQKILGAGLDVLEYEKTSFENMFTEQALPKAFQYLIKAENVLLSPHVAGWTVESKEKLAQTIVAKIKAEFC, translated from the coding sequence ATGAAAGTCCTCCACTTAGATACCAATCACCCATTGCTTTTAGAACAATTTTCACAATTAGGCTTCGAGAATGATGAGGATTATAGCGCTTCAAAATCGGAAATTGAGAAGAAAATTCAGCACTACAACGGGATAATTATACGCAGTAGATTTACCATTGATGCAGATTTTTTGGATAAAGCCACCAATCTAAAATTTATTGGAAGGCTTGGTGCGGGTCTGGAGAATATAGATGTAAGGTATGCAAAGGCAAAGGGAATCTTTTTGGCGGCAGCTCCAGAAGGAAACAGCAATGCAGTGGGGGAACATACTCTAGGAATGCTACTTTCCCTCTTTAATAAACTTAAAAAAGCGGATACGGAAGTACGAGGCGGAAAATGGGACCGAGAAGGAAATCGCGGATTAGAATTAGAGGGTAAAGTAGTTGGCATTATAGGTTACGGCCATATGGGCAAATCTTTTGCGAAAAAACTGAAAGGCTTTGATGTTGATGAAGTCATCTGTTATGACATCAAAGGAGGCGTTGAAGACGATAATGCAAGACAGGTAGGCATTATGGAACTGCAACAAAGAGCGGACATTATAAGTCTTCATGTTCCCCAAACAGAACTCACGCTTGGGATGGTCAATTCCGAATTCATATCAAAGTTTCAGAAACCTTTTTGGCTGTTCAATACCGCCAGGGGTAAATGCGTTAACACAGAAGATTTAGTCCATGCCTTGGAGTCCCAAAAAATCTTGGGTGCAGGGCTAGATGTATTAGAATATGAAAAAACATCCTTTGAAAACATGTTCACTGAACAAGCTCTCCCAAAAGCCTTTCAATATCTTATTAAGGCGGAAAATGTACTGCTCTCTCCCCATGTTGCAGGTTGGACCGTAGAGAGTAAAGAAAAACTAGCACAGACCATCGTTGCTAAAATCAAGGCTGAATTTTGTTAA
- a CDS encoding DUF1801 domain-containing protein, which produces MTIDAQTVDEYISKLPEERKKVIALLRKTIEENLPNGFKECINYKMIGYVVPHTIYPNGYHCDPKLPLPFINIASQKNYVALYHSGIYADKKLLNWFVAEYPKHCNRKLDMGKSCVRFKHMDDIPYELIAELSTKMTVKDWIGIYEERIKK; this is translated from the coding sequence ATGACCATCGATGCCCAAACCGTAGATGAATATATTTCCAAGCTTCCTGAGGAACGAAAAAAAGTAATCGCGCTATTACGTAAAACCATCGAGGAAAACCTTCCTAACGGTTTTAAAGAATGTATCAACTATAAAATGATCGGGTATGTTGTACCGCATACGATTTACCCAAACGGTTATCATTGTGACCCTAAGCTACCGCTACCTTTTATAAATATTGCTTCTCAAAAGAATTATGTAGCCTTATACCACTCGGGAATCTATGCCGATAAAAAACTTTTAAACTGGTTCGTGGCGGAGTATCCCAAACACTGTAATCGAAAATTGGATATGGGCAAAAGCTGTGTTAGATTTAAGCACATGGACGATATTCCATATGAACTTATCGCCGAACTCAGCACCAAAATGACCGTGAAGGACTGGATTGGGATATACGAGGAGCGGATAAAGAAATAG
- a CDS encoding VOC family protein, whose product MKNRVTGLGGFFFKTKEPNKIKDWYATHLGLNTDQYGCTFWWKDKEGNDCSTQWSPMNEDTEYFRPSTATFMMNFRVENLVELLQVLKKEGVTVVGEIEEYSYGKFGWILDPDGNKLELWEPIDKAFLQ is encoded by the coding sequence ATGAAAAATAGAGTAACCGGACTGGGCGGATTCTTTTTTAAAACCAAAGAACCAAATAAAATAAAAGATTGGTATGCCACACATTTGGGTCTGAATACGGACCAATACGGATGTACCTTTTGGTGGAAGGATAAGGAGGGTAATGACTGCTCCACACAATGGAGCCCTATGAATGAGGATACCGAATATTTTAGACCAAGCACCGCTACTTTTATGATGAATTTTAGAGTAGAGAATTTAGTGGAACTACTTCAAGTCTTAAAAAAAGAAGGTGTAACTGTCGTTGGGGAAATAGAAGAATATAGCTATGGTAAATTTGGATGGATATTAGATCCTGACGGGAACAAATTAGAACTTTGGGAACCTATTGATAAAGCTTTTCTACAATAG
- a CDS encoding NINE protein, with translation MSEENKDLGDKAEDAFDAAKDKAKDLGDKAEDAFDSAKEKAGEFADKAEEKANDFADEAKKTANEFSDGLNKAVGGGENKKMLVGILAIILGQFGVHKFLLGYQKEGFIMLGATILGYITACFVIGSFIVMGVAIVGLVEGIIYLTKSDEDFYNTYQIGKKPWF, from the coding sequence ATGTCAGAAGAAAACAAAGACCTTGGGGACAAAGCGGAAGATGCTTTTGATGCCGCCAAGGATAAAGCAAAAGATTTAGGAGATAAAGCAGAGGATGCCTTCGATAGTGCCAAGGAAAAGGCTGGGGAGTTTGCGGACAAAGCAGAAGAAAAAGCGAATGACTTTGCAGATGAAGCAAAAAAGACTGCAAATGAATTTAGCGACGGCTTAAATAAAGCAGTTGGAGGCGGAGAAAATAAAAAAATGTTAGTAGGTATTCTTGCTATAATATTGGGACAATTTGGTGTTCATAAATTTCTTTTGGGTTATCAAAAGGAAGGTTTTATTATGCTAGGGGCTACAATCCTAGGCTATATTACTGCTTGTTTTGTTATAGGTAGTTTTATAGTTATGGGAGTCGCTATTGTTGGATTGGTAGAAGGAATTATTTATCTGACTAAGTCAGATGAAGATTTTTATAACACCTATCAAATAGGGAAAAAACCTTGGTTTTGA
- a CDS encoding ArsR/SmtB family transcription factor has translation MGVTKTQIFNTNQNELATIFKVLSNPARIAILQYISTQEACICNDIVDEIGLAQPTISQHLKELKSIDLITGEIEGKRVCYCINLKKWKKIQDLLNSFFDKTKFNCC, from the coding sequence ATGGGTGTAACCAAGACACAAATATTCAATACAAACCAGAACGAACTTGCCACCATATTCAAGGTGCTTTCCAATCCTGCCAGGATTGCCATACTGCAATATATAAGTACGCAAGAAGCCTGTATCTGCAACGATATTGTAGATGAAATAGGTTTGGCACAACCCACCATCTCCCAACACCTAAAGGAGTTAAAAAGCATTGACCTCATCACAGGAGAAATTGAGGGTAAACGGGTCTGCTATTGCATCAACCTAAAAAAATGGAAGAAAATACAAGACCTTCTCAATTCCTTTTTTGATAAAACTAAATTTAATTGTTGTTAA
- a CDS encoding DUF6428 family protein, whose amino-acid sequence MKTNEFLSLLKENPNKNLLFEYKPGQLVPANYHITEVKNITIDSVDCGAGTDFWKETIIQLWESPEEIGKRDYMSAFKALSILNKVDKIKPMEKEVEVKFEYSNPNFHTAQLFVNAHQVAGNNLVFHLGVEQTDCKAKDTCGVPVEMTSSSANSCSPESGCC is encoded by the coding sequence ATGAAAACGAACGAATTCTTATCCCTCTTAAAAGAAAATCCCAACAAAAACCTTTTGTTTGAATACAAACCGGGACAACTTGTACCGGCGAATTATCATATTACAGAGGTTAAAAATATAACTATTGATTCCGTAGACTGCGGTGCAGGGACTGACTTCTGGAAAGAAACCATTATTCAACTATGGGAAAGTCCTGAAGAAATTGGTAAAAGAGATTATATGTCCGCCTTTAAAGCCTTATCCATTTTAAACAAGGTAGATAAGATAAAACCCATGGAGAAAGAGGTAGAAGTAAAATTTGAATACAGCAACCCAAATTTTCATACCGCTCAACTTTTTGTTAATGCGCACCAAGTAGCGGGAAACAATTTGGTTTTTCATCTTGGCGTAGAACAAACAGACTGCAAAGCTAAGGACACTTGTGGTGTTCCTGTTGAAATGACTTCCAGTTCCGCAAATTCCTGTAGTCCGGAAAGTGGGTGTTGTTAA
- a CDS encoding GNAT family N-acetyltransferase, translating to MIVIKPMEQGHWNVVSEIYNEGIDTGIATFETKVPTYEDWDKAHLKSCRIVALDKTTVIGWAALSPVSGRCVYGGVGEVSVYISRTSRGTGVGKLLMKHLIYESEKEGLWTLQSGIFPENKASIKLHEKVGFRYIGKRERVGRTSQGAWKDNLLFERRSELVGID from the coding sequence ATGATTGTTATTAAACCGATGGAGCAGGGTCACTGGAATGTTGTTTCAGAAATCTACAACGAGGGTATAGATACAGGTATCGCCACGTTTGAAACAAAAGTACCGACCTATGAGGATTGGGATAAGGCACACCTAAAAAGTTGTAGAATAGTTGCTCTTGACAAGACTACGGTGATAGGATGGGCGGCACTTTCTCCAGTGTCCGGCAGATGTGTTTACGGCGGGGTTGGAGAAGTGAGTGTGTATATCAGCAGGACCTCTCGAGGAACAGGAGTGGGAAAACTACTCATGAAGCATCTCATCTATGAAAGCGAAAAAGAAGGGTTATGGACTTTACAGTCGGGCATTTTTCCAGAGAACAAAGCCAGTATTAAGCTCCATGAAAAGGTCGGATTCCGGTATATAGGCAAACGTGAAAGAGTAGGCAGAACAAGCCAAGGAGCTTGGAAAGATAATTTACTTTTTGAGCGTCGAAGTGAGCTAGTCGGTATAGATTAG
- a CDS encoding GNAT family N-acyltransferase encodes MGLVTAKEIAKAINLSKYGYVGTFIGWLLMKITRISSINSFYDKIAHLDCEDYAAAILKHFEIDYEIPEEDFKRLPKEGAYITISNHPLGAIDGILLMRLMLPNRKDYKIMANFLLQRMVPLAPYILPVNPFEEHKDAKSSIAGFKKALVHVRNGHPLGIFPAGEVSTHKEGKLLVDKPWEEAVLKLIRKAEVPVVPIYFHAKNTKLFYRLSKWSPIFRTALIPSQVFSQRNRPIKVRIGQPISVQSQKEQENLEEYTDLLRKKTYILSNAYEKERLIDQIPATLKIPKPPKKIAGAMRKEVMEGEIEKLREKDCRLLQSKNYEVFLAKEKDMPFILKEIGRQREITFRAIGEGTNNAIDLDKFDAYYHHLFLWDSDDKCIVGAYRMGMGAEIFPEYGIDGFYLQDLFRVEPELYGMMKNSIEMGRAYIVKEYQQKPMPLFLLWKGIVHTTLRYPEHKYLIGGVSISNQFSNFSKSLMIEFMKSNYWDPYVAQYIRPKKEFKVKLNDADKEFVFDETQADLNKFDRLIDEVEPGSLRLPVLIKKYIKQNAKVVAFNVDPLFNNSVDGLMYIKIADLPESTVKPVMEEFQAELERKLMETQSKGKEES; translated from the coding sequence ATGGGTTTAGTGACCGCAAAAGAGATAGCAAAGGCTATCAACCTTTCTAAATACGGTTATGTAGGTACTTTTATCGGCTGGCTCTTGATGAAAATCACCAGAATCTCAAGTATTAATTCTTTTTACGATAAAATAGCACATCTAGATTGTGAGGACTATGCCGCGGCCATCCTAAAGCATTTTGAGATTGACTACGAGATACCCGAAGAAGATTTTAAGCGATTGCCAAAAGAGGGAGCGTACATTACCATTAGTAATCATCCTTTAGGTGCTATTGATGGTATTCTTTTAATGCGGTTAATGTTACCAAACCGTAAGGATTACAAGATTATGGCCAACTTTCTCTTACAACGGATGGTTCCTCTGGCGCCCTATATTCTTCCGGTAAACCCTTTTGAGGAACATAAAGATGCCAAGAGCAGTATAGCAGGCTTTAAGAAGGCTTTGGTTCACGTAAGAAACGGTCATCCCCTCGGGATTTTTCCGGCTGGGGAAGTATCCACCCATAAAGAAGGGAAGCTACTGGTAGATAAACCATGGGAAGAGGCTGTGTTGAAGTTGATAAGAAAGGCAGAAGTGCCTGTAGTGCCCATATATTTTCATGCTAAAAACACCAAGTTGTTTTATCGACTTTCTAAATGGAGTCCTATTTTTAGAACAGCTTTAATTCCCTCTCAAGTATTCTCTCAGCGTAATAGACCTATAAAAGTGCGCATTGGGCAACCTATTTCGGTTCAGTCCCAAAAAGAACAGGAAAATCTTGAAGAGTATACTGATCTGTTGCGCAAAAAAACCTATATCCTTTCCAATGCCTATGAGAAAGAACGACTCATAGACCAGATACCGGCGACACTGAAAATACCCAAGCCTCCCAAAAAAATTGCCGGTGCCATGCGTAAGGAGGTTATGGAGGGCGAAATTGAAAAACTTCGTGAGAAGGATTGTAGGCTACTCCAGAGTAAGAACTATGAGGTATTCCTGGCCAAAGAAAAGGACATGCCCTTTATTTTAAAGGAAATTGGTCGGCAACGAGAAATTACCTTTAGGGCCATTGGCGAAGGCACCAATAATGCCATAGATTTAGACAAATTCGATGCGTATTACCATCATTTATTTCTTTGGGATAGCGATGATAAATGTATTGTGGGAGCTTATAGAATGGGTATGGGGGCGGAAATTTTTCCAGAGTATGGTATCGATGGCTTTTACCTGCAGGATTTGTTTCGCGTAGAACCGGAGTTATACGGTATGATGAAAAATTCCATAGAAATGGGCAGGGCTTATATTGTAAAGGAATATCAGCAGAAACCTATGCCGTTATTCTTACTATGGAAAGGTATCGTGCATACCACGCTAAGATACCCAGAACATAAATATTTAATCGGAGGGGTAAGTATAAGCAACCAATTTTCAAATTTCTCTAAGTCACTTATGATAGAGTTCATGAAATCTAATTATTGGGACCCTTATGTTGCCCAGTATATCAGACCAAAAAAGGAATTTAAGGTAAAATTGAATGATGCCGATAAGGAATTTGTTTTTGACGAAACCCAGGCCGATTTAAATAAATTTGACCGTTTAATAGACGAGGTAGAACCGGGTAGTCTGCGTTTACCGGTATTGATAAAGAAATATATTAAGCAAAATGCAAAGGTCGTTGCCTTTAATGTTGATCCGTTATTCAACAATTCTGTAGATGGCTTAATGTACATTAAAATCGCCGACTTACCAGAAAGTACCGTGAAACCTGTTATGGAAGAGTTTCAGGCAGAGTTGGAGCGTAAATTAATGGAGACCCAGTCTAAAGGAAAAGAAGAATCCTAA
- a CDS encoding aspartate kinase yields the protein MRVFKFGGASVKDAAGIKNVVKVLEEVGHADTILVVSAMGKTTNAMEAVVDAYFKDKNKISSTIQDIVVYHQDILKDLFPNTQHQVYKDVKTLVDEVTGFLAWNKSPNYNFVYDQVVGYGELISTTIISAYLKEIGIKNQWLDVRNFIKTDNAYRDTTVSWEKTQENIAKINRGILNITQGFLGSDDNNFTTTLGREGSDYTAAILAYCLNADSVTIWKDVPGVLNADPRYFKETQLLNNISYREAIELAFYGASVIHPKTLQPLQRKEIPLHVKSFINPKNKGTTVGKGVGIEPKVPCFIVKKNQVLMKLSSLDFSFIVEDSISALFKLFHEHKMKVDLIQNSAISFSVCVDNKFGGLEPLLNQLKSKFKVVHHEDVSLYTIRHFDSKSIESLQNGYEILLEQRGKETVQLVVK from the coding sequence ATGAGGGTTTTTAAATTTGGTGGTGCATCGGTAAAGGATGCTGCAGGTATAAAAAATGTAGTAAAAGTATTAGAGGAAGTTGGACATGCAGATACAATTTTAGTCGTTTCTGCCATGGGTAAAACCACTAATGCCATGGAGGCTGTGGTAGACGCTTATTTCAAGGATAAAAACAAAATATCCAGTACTATACAGGATATTGTAGTCTATCACCAAGATATTCTTAAAGATTTATTCCCCAATACCCAACACCAAGTGTATAAAGATGTGAAGACTTTGGTGGATGAGGTTACCGGATTTCTTGCTTGGAACAAATCACCTAATTATAATTTTGTGTACGATCAGGTGGTAGGATACGGGGAGTTGATTTCTACCACGATTATTAGTGCTTATTTAAAGGAAATCGGAATCAAAAATCAATGGTTAGACGTTAGGAATTTCATTAAAACCGATAACGCCTACAGGGATACGACGGTATCTTGGGAAAAGACCCAGGAGAATATTGCTAAGATAAATAGGGGAATATTGAATATTACCCAAGGCTTTTTAGGTAGTGATGACAACAATTTCACCACCACTTTAGGAAGAGAAGGCTCTGATTATACGGCCGCGATATTGGCCTATTGCCTTAATGCGGATTCCGTTACAATCTGGAAAGATGTACCGGGGGTTTTGAATGCAGACCCTAGGTATTTCAAGGAAACACAACTTCTGAACAACATTTCTTATCGGGAAGCTATAGAACTAGCTTTTTACGGGGCTTCTGTAATTCACCCTAAAACCCTGCAGCCGCTTCAAAGAAAGGAGATTCCACTTCACGTAAAGTCTTTTATCAACCCTAAGAACAAGGGTACTACGGTGGGTAAGGGCGTGGGGATAGAACCAAAAGTGCCCTGCTTTATCGTTAAAAAGAACCAAGTCTTAATGAAGTTGTCCTCATTGGATTTCTCTTTCATTGTTGAGGACAGCATCAGCGCACTGTTCAAACTTTTTCATGAACATAAAATGAAAGTAGATTTAATCCAAAATTCTGCAATCAGTTTTTCCGTCTGTGTGGATAATAAATTTGGTGGTCTTGAGCCATTACTAAATCAACTTAAAAGCAAATTTAAGGTTGTGCATCATGAAGATGTTTCGCTGTATACCATTAGACATTTTGATTCTAAATCCATAGAATCCTTGCAAAACGGGTATGAAATATTGCTGGAACAACGCGGAAAAGAAACGGTTCAACTGGTTGTGAAGTAG
- a CDS encoding GNAT family N-acetyltransferase has protein sequence MEFTIRNAQEKDMAHVLELIHELARFEKEANAVEVTVDDLIADGFKENPLFHCFVAEHGSSIVGMALVYPRYSTWKGPVIHLEDLIITEKMRGSGLGTALLNEVVKYGNDLGVKRISWEVIDWNDPAIDFYESKGANVMRDWDVVQLDEKGIKAYLENI, from the coding sequence ATGGAGTTTACGATTAGAAATGCACAAGAAAAAGACATGGCTCATGTTCTTGAACTAATTCATGAATTGGCTAGGTTCGAAAAGGAGGCTAATGCTGTTGAGGTCACCGTTGATGATTTAATAGCTGATGGTTTTAAAGAGAATCCGTTGTTTCATTGTTTTGTTGCCGAGCATGGGAGTTCTATTGTAGGAATGGCATTGGTGTATCCTAGATATTCTACTTGGAAAGGACCCGTCATCCACTTAGAAGACCTCATTATTACGGAAAAAATGCGGGGTAGCGGTTTAGGTACGGCCTTATTGAATGAAGTGGTGAAATATGGAAACGATTTGGGTGTAAAACGAATCAGCTGGGAGGTAATAGACTGGAACGACCCTGCCATAGACTTTTACGAGAGCAAAGGAGCCAACGTTATGCGCGATTGGGACGTGGTACAGTTGGACGAAAAAGGAATTAAAGCATATTTAGAGAATATATAA